In Halanaeroarchaeum sp. HSR-CO, one DNA window encodes the following:
- a CDS encoding universal stress protein — MYRVLIPVDDNEERAEKQIDTIGNIPSVDEPIEAHVVYVYEEIETPGEGGGFATGYLDDINESLDELRDPPETVNDVAEALSDRGIDTEIHELVGDPAEAILTASRELDVNMLLMGVRDRSPIGKVVFGSVSQKVILGSEVPVLVAR, encoded by the coding sequence ATGTACCGAGTTCTAATCCCGGTCGACGACAACGAAGAGCGTGCCGAGAAACAGATCGATACCATCGGGAATATCCCGTCGGTCGACGAGCCGATCGAGGCACACGTCGTATACGTCTACGAGGAGATCGAGACCCCCGGAGAGGGCGGTGGGTTCGCCACGGGATACCTCGATGATATCAACGAGTCGCTCGACGAACTCCGCGACCCACCCGAGACAGTCAACGACGTCGCCGAGGCCCTGTCGGACCGGGGCATCGACACGGAGATCCACGAGTTAGTCGGCGATCCCGCCGAGGCCATCCTCACGGCGTCACGTGAACTCGACGTCAACATGCTGCTCATGGGAGTCCGCGATCGGTCCCCGATCGGCAAGGTCGTCTTCGGCAGTGTCAGTCAGAAAGTCATCCTCGGGAGCGAGGTCCCCGTCCTCGTCGCACGGTAA
- a CDS encoding TAXI family TRAP transporter solute-binding subunit — MARDTTRRDILKGASTLGVISLAGCSSNGDGGDGGDGGDGGDGGDGGDGGDGGDGGDGGSQTYDLNIAATGSGSSTQQAAQAMARAASQHSDKVSISVQNTDGWTANLYEYDAGNFQFLGVDNNSLAKAMADRPPFDEEPVDELPMQGFIFTSLEIHMIAMDGSGLESTDDLLDGGYTIYPIQPGYGTRLLTEEVLKEAGYWEGNDILNVDTGDISGAVAEGRADALAVYGANGVNLSGWVQEVDVRSDGKLYLLEPGDNLLEAIENVAGATRKDYDEYPYEWEQDVTDVTDTTTAWVLAGQWVFGPGIPADATHEVARIASEHHEALREADPTALDHSGVESMTQAVIPDLEIHPGIANYWKENDAWNDEWMVGETN; from the coding sequence ATGGCAAGAGATACCACGCGTCGGGATATCCTGAAAGGGGCGTCGACTCTCGGTGTGATTTCACTCGCTGGCTGTTCGAGTAACGGAGATGGCGGAGATGGCGGAGATGGCGGCGACGGCGGAGATGGCGGCGATGGTGGCGATGGTGGCGATGGTGGCGATGGTGGCGATGGCGGATCGCAAACGTACGACCTGAATATCGCGGCGACTGGCAGCGGTTCATCGACTCAGCAGGCTGCACAGGCGATGGCCCGGGCTGCGAGCCAGCACAGCGACAAGGTGTCGATCAGTGTGCAGAACACCGACGGCTGGACCGCGAACCTCTACGAGTACGACGCCGGAAACTTCCAGTTCCTCGGCGTCGACAACAACTCTCTCGCGAAAGCGATGGCCGATCGGCCACCGTTCGACGAGGAGCCGGTCGACGAGCTCCCGATGCAGGGCTTCATCTTCACGAGTCTCGAGATCCACATGATCGCCATGGACGGATCGGGACTCGAATCGACGGATGACCTCCTGGACGGCGGCTACACGATCTACCCGATTCAGCCGGGCTACGGGACCCGTCTGCTGACCGAAGAGGTCCTCAAAGAAGCAGGCTACTGGGAGGGCAACGACATACTCAACGTTGACACTGGCGACATCTCGGGTGCCGTCGCGGAAGGTCGCGCCGACGCCCTGGCTGTGTACGGTGCCAACGGGGTCAACCTCAGTGGCTGGGTCCAGGAAGTCGACGTGCGCAGCGATGGCAAACTGTACCTCCTCGAACCCGGCGACAACCTGCTGGAGGCCATCGAGAACGTCGCCGGCGCGACCCGGAAGGACTACGACGAGTACCCCTACGAATGGGAACAGGACGTGACGGACGTCACCGATACCACCACTGCATGGGTGCTGGCCGGACAGTGGGTGTTCGGCCCCGGAATTCCGGCGGACGCCACTCATGAAGTGGCCCGCATCGCCTCGGAGCATCACGAGGCGCTTCGTGAAGCCGACCCGACGGCCCTCGACCATTCGGGCGTCGAGTCGATGACGCAGGCCGTGATCCCCGACCTCGAGATTCACCCGGGTATCGCCAACTACTGGAAGGAGAACGACGCCTGGAACGACGAGTGGATGGTCGGCGAAACCAACTAG
- a CDS encoding TRAP transporter permease translates to MRNVLIALSVVFWGIVIYYAYSQMMPRAQYGVLFLGGILLLYIWHQLMEMSGGGNGSLLADLKAAYAPGNRLTATLLTLSAIDVLATTIYMATNFHALYVTRSGRALEFELYGAAVFTLVIIYLTYRSFGFTFLAIVLLGIVYGRYGMYFPGAFQHGGIGWGRLMRILVVSVDGFFGFLTRLVAAWIALFLLFAGFLRSYGAFDLIMRLAFRAAGYIDSGIAQTAVLSSAVIGSVNGSQTANASMTGSFTIPLMNRYGIKSETSAGIEAVASTSGQVLPPVMGAGAFIMANLITGITYVDVIMAGLIPAAVLVVTIFMGVHYVSVPQLGKVDLDELIQEPMPRSEFYTEVVKYGIPMGVLIYQLGIAQVTVMTAALHTSLSMMLTATGIPLLQAGAGLSDETVVEAGKRGVWETLNGARVGVIVLAPVAIILAAINGVVDILTATGVPGYIALTLMELSGGRLWLASLLAVIISILLGLGMPTTAAYTIVALLIAPTMINQFLLPELAGHFFVFYAAILAGLTPPIATTIAVAAGISGGDFWGSAVEGIKISAPLFVLPFAFVYHPEIVSATFTGPVLLSGALALAGGIAIIHGINYPMGFGMVINVPARIVFSVLGLITMVHPTRTWQLGALVLIVVLYVLQAFVGKPQPLSSLPGPTIFPKKKQKEPDAVEADPK, encoded by the coding sequence ATGCGCAACGTCCTCATTGCCCTCTCCGTCGTGTTCTGGGGGATCGTTATCTACTATGCGTACTCCCAGATGATGCCTCGCGCACAGTATGGGGTCCTCTTTTTGGGGGGTATTCTCCTCCTCTATATCTGGCACCAGTTGATGGAAATGTCCGGCGGCGGGAACGGGTCCCTTCTCGCGGATCTGAAAGCAGCGTACGCACCGGGCAATCGTCTCACCGCGACCTTGTTGACGCTCTCGGCCATCGACGTGCTCGCGACGACCATCTACATGGCGACGAACTTTCACGCGCTGTACGTCACTCGGTCGGGTCGTGCGCTCGAGTTCGAACTCTACGGGGCAGCGGTGTTCACGCTGGTCATCATCTACCTGACCTACCGGTCGTTCGGGTTCACGTTCCTGGCCATCGTGTTACTCGGGATCGTCTACGGCCGCTACGGGATGTACTTCCCCGGCGCGTTCCAGCACGGTGGTATCGGCTGGGGCCGGTTGATGCGCATTCTCGTGGTCAGCGTCGACGGGTTCTTCGGGTTCCTGACCCGTCTGGTGGCCGCGTGGATCGCCCTGTTCTTACTGTTCGCCGGCTTCCTCAGGTCCTATGGGGCGTTCGATCTCATCATGCGCCTCGCGTTCCGGGCCGCCGGCTACATCGACTCCGGGATCGCCCAGACCGCCGTCCTCTCCTCGGCCGTCATCGGATCGGTGAACGGGAGCCAGACCGCTAACGCCAGCATGACCGGTTCGTTCACCATCCCGTTGATGAACCGGTACGGGATCAAATCAGAGACGTCGGCTGGCATCGAAGCGGTGGCGTCGACCTCCGGACAGGTTCTGCCGCCGGTCATGGGCGCTGGCGCGTTCATCATGGCCAACCTCATCACGGGGATCACCTACGTCGACGTCATCATGGCGGGTCTGATTCCGGCCGCGGTCCTCGTCGTGACGATCTTCATGGGCGTCCACTACGTCTCCGTTCCGCAACTCGGCAAGGTGGACCTGGACGAGCTCATCCAGGAGCCGATGCCGAGGTCCGAGTTCTACACGGAAGTCGTCAAGTACGGGATTCCGATGGGGGTCCTGATCTATCAGCTCGGGATCGCCCAGGTCACGGTCATGACCGCGGCGTTGCACACCTCGCTGTCGATGATGCTCACCGCGACAGGCATCCCGCTGCTCCAGGCCGGTGCCGGACTCAGCGACGAGACGGTCGTCGAAGCCGGCAAACGCGGCGTCTGGGAGACGCTCAACGGTGCCCGCGTCGGCGTCATCGTCCTGGCGCCGGTCGCCATCATCCTCGCCGCGATCAACGGCGTCGTCGACATCCTCACGGCGACCGGCGTGCCGGGTTACATCGCGTTGACCCTCATGGAGCTCTCCGGCGGTCGGCTCTGGCTCGCCTCCCTGCTCGCCGTGATCATCTCGATCCTCCTCGGACTGGGAATGCCGACGACGGCGGCGTACACCATCGTCGCGTTGCTCATCGCGCCGACGATGATCAACCAGTTCCTGCTGCCGGAGCTGGCGGGACACTTCTTCGTGTTCTACGCCGCGATTCTCGCGGGGTTGACGCCACCAATTGCTACTACGATCGCGGTCGCCGCAGGCATATCGGGAGGTGACTTCTGGGGCTCCGCGGTCGAAGGGATCAAGATATCCGCGCCGCTGTTCGTCCTCCCGTTCGCCTTCGTCTACCACCCGGAGATCGTCTCGGCGACGTTCACCGGCCCGGTGTTGCTCTCCGGGGCGCTGGCCCTCGCGGGCGGGATCGCGATCATCCACGGGATCAACTACCCGATGGGATTCGGCATGGTGATCAACGTTCCAGCGAGAATCGTCTTCTCGGTACTGGGACTGATCACCATGGTCCATCCCACGCGAACCTGGCAGCTTGGGGCGCTCGTCCTCATCGTCGTGCTGTACGTCCTGCAGGCGTTCGTCGGGAAACCGCAGCCGCTCTCCTCGCTGCCAGGGCCGACGATATTCCCGAAGAAGAAACAGAAAGAACCCGACGCGGTCGAAGCGGACCCGAAGTAG
- a CDS encoding DJ-1/PfpI family protein, translating to MDIAIIVFEGFDELDVIGPFEVLENAREAGADLAVTLCSVDDASTVTASHGLRIGVDARLEDCDPDVVLVPGGQWGAKGTTGAWAEAERGVIPEAVAAMYDEGATMLGVCTGSMLLSRAHVTDGRPAITHSGAIDDLEDSGADVVDARVVDDGDLVTSGGVTAGIDLAFHFVRREFGDDIADRVADRMEYEPRGEVYRPGVQ from the coding sequence ATGGATATCGCCATTATCGTCTTCGAGGGATTCGACGAACTGGACGTGATCGGCCCGTTCGAGGTCCTCGAGAACGCCCGGGAAGCCGGGGCGGATCTGGCGGTGACGCTCTGTTCGGTCGACGACGCCTCCACGGTGACCGCCAGTCACGGGCTTCGAATCGGTGTCGACGCCAGGCTCGAGGACTGCGACCCCGACGTCGTGCTGGTACCCGGTGGGCAGTGGGGCGCGAAAGGTACAACCGGGGCCTGGGCCGAGGCCGAACGTGGCGTCATCCCGGAGGCCGTCGCGGCGATGTACGATGAAGGGGCGACCATGCTGGGTGTCTGCACTGGCAGCATGCTCCTCTCACGCGCGCACGTAACCGACGGACGCCCGGCGATCACCCACTCCGGGGCCATCGACGACCTCGAAGATTCGGGGGCAGACGTGGTCGACGCACGCGTCGTCGACGACGGGGACCTCGTGACGTCCGGCGGGGTGACCGCCGGTATCGACCTCGCCTTTCACTTCGTGCGACGGGAGTTCGGCGACGACATCGCCGATCGGGTCGCCGATCGGATGGAGTACGAGCCACGGGGCGAGGTCTATCGCCCCGGCGTTCAGTAG
- a CDS encoding acyl-CoA dehydrogenase family protein, with protein MTSEWRDTVTLDGQQRLVRDSIREISAEYADEYWRDRDISGEYPSDFVDTLADHDWLGILIPEEYGGVGMGTKEVVVMMEELAAEGGGFTAPQSIHGGIYNSVPLVRHASEDLKDEILPELASGESRLQSLGLTEPNAGSDSTSIETQAEKDGDEYVINGQKIWISRVDHSDYALVMARTTPKADVEKRTRGISMFLVDLEDAYDQDALKIQQIPKTASTAVHSFEMWFKDLRVPERNLVGVEGEGFYQLLDGLNEERLAIAAEALGLGFTALRSAVEYANEREVFDSPIGSNQAMQHPMAEAYARLRAAKQVTYSAAEVLDDVERTEAGARANTAKFLSADAAFDAADIAVQAHGGFGVAREYDVERYFREARLTRLVPITQELVLNYLGNSVLGLPRSY; from the coding sequence ATGACTAGTGAGTGGCGTGATACCGTCACCCTCGACGGTCAGCAGCGGCTCGTCCGCGACAGCATTCGGGAGATATCGGCGGAGTACGCCGACGAATACTGGCGGGACCGGGACATCTCCGGGGAGTACCCGAGCGACTTCGTCGATACCTTGGCCGATCACGACTGGCTCGGCATCTTGATCCCGGAGGAGTACGGCGGGGTCGGGATGGGGACCAAAGAGGTCGTCGTGATGATGGAGGAACTCGCGGCCGAGGGCGGCGGATTCACGGCGCCCCAGTCGATCCACGGTGGGATTTACAACAGTGTTCCCCTCGTCCGCCACGCGAGCGAGGACCTCAAAGACGAGATTCTTCCGGAACTCGCGAGTGGCGAGTCCCGATTACAGTCGCTGGGTCTCACCGAACCGAACGCTGGCTCGGACTCCACCTCGATCGAGACCCAGGCCGAGAAGGACGGGGACGAATACGTCATCAACGGGCAGAAGATCTGGATTTCGCGGGTCGATCACAGCGACTACGCGCTCGTGATGGCGCGGACGACGCCGAAAGCGGACGTCGAGAAGCGAACCCGCGGGATCTCGATGTTTCTGGTAGATCTGGAGGACGCCTACGACCAGGACGCGTTGAAAATCCAGCAGATCCCCAAGACCGCGAGCACGGCCGTCCACTCCTTCGAGATGTGGTTCAAGGACCTTCGTGTCCCCGAACGAAATCTGGTCGGCGTCGAAGGCGAGGGCTTCTATCAGCTCCTCGACGGACTCAACGAGGAACGCCTCGCAATCGCCGCGGAGGCGCTCGGCCTCGGCTTCACGGCCCTTCGCTCCGCCGTCGAGTACGCCAACGAGCGAGAGGTGTTCGACAGCCCAATCGGGTCGAACCAGGCGATGCAACACCCGATGGCGGAAGCCTACGCCCGCCTCCGGGCAGCGAAACAGGTCACCTACAGCGCGGCCGAGGTGCTGGACGACGTCGAACGGACCGAGGCGGGCGCCCGCGCCAACACGGCGAAGTTCCTCTCCGCCGACGCCGCCTTCGACGCCGCCGACATCGCCGTGCAGGCCCACGGTGGCTTCGGCGTCGCCCGCGAGTACGACGTCGAACGGTACTTCCGGGAGGCCAGGCTCACCAGACTCGTCCCGATCACCCAGGAACTCGTGCTCAACTACCTCGGGAACTCCGTGCTGGGGCTTCCCCGTTCGTACTAA
- a CDS encoding MaoC family dehydratase: protein MTNDTDSTDQDRRIVAGWQGRYFEDFEVGDIYKHPYGRTVTETDNVWMTNITMNLNPMHFNEAYAAETEFGERLVDGTFVIALVVGMSVIDVSANATANLGYDDIRHHGPVFHGDTLFAESEVIEKRESESRDHVGIVTTELRAFNQDDELVLSLERTPMVLKREYAQPSPEQPTGWPDGVGAQPDEL from the coding sequence ATGACAAACGACACCGATTCCACGGACCAGGACCGACGCATCGTCGCGGGGTGGCAAGGCCGCTACTTCGAAGATTTCGAGGTTGGCGACATCTACAAACATCCCTACGGCCGCACGGTCACGGAGACCGACAACGTGTGGATGACGAATATCACGATGAACCTCAACCCGATGCACTTCAACGAGGCCTACGCGGCCGAGACGGAGTTCGGCGAACGCCTCGTCGACGGGACGTTCGTGATCGCACTCGTCGTCGGGATGAGCGTCATCGACGTCTCTGCGAACGCCACGGCGAACCTGGGCTACGACGACATCCGCCACCACGGGCCGGTGTTCCACGGCGACACACTGTTCGCCGAGTCGGAGGTCATCGAGAAACGCGAGAGCGAGTCCAGAGACCACGTCGGTATCGTCACGACCGAACTGCGGGCGTTCAACCAGGACGACGAGCTGGTCCTCTCGCTCGAGCGGACGCCGATGGTACTGAAACGCGAGTACGCCCAGCCATCGCCCGAACAGCCAACCGGCTGGCCGGACGGCGTCGGTGCCCAGCCCGACGAGCTATGA
- a CDS encoding acetyl-CoA hydrolase/transferase C-terminal domain-containing protein, producing MTAPSERLAGDLPIVDAEAAAEIVPDDATVAVSGFGSVGNPKAVPSALARAAESGRDLSLSIVSGGSTGEQIDTQLIEADAMARRYPFQGRSTSRKAINDRRVAFQDTHIARLGESVELGTFVDADVAIIEAVAVEPGRLVPSTSIGHTPSYIAAADEVIVEVNESQPIELAEVHDVFRPGLPPHRGPIPLSAPGERIGDPWVEFDDSKLRGVVLTDDPDTPYSFREPTETDQRIADNFASFMAQEMERNPALSETIRLQFGVGSMGNALMGALSSFETGGRPLEYYGEVIQDGMLDLLEDGTFRDASATSLALSEDGQARLFENIERYDDEIVLRPADISNRAELIDRFGVVAVNSGVEIDIYGNVNSTHVNGTRMLNGIGGSGDFNRNGVVSVTALPSTAAGGDISRVRPAVTHVDHTEHDISVIVTEHGVADLRGLSPVERAQEIITECAHPDYRDRLNDYLDHASEEAGHTPHDLDVAYSWLD from the coding sequence ATGACGGCTCCGAGCGAACGACTGGCGGGCGACCTTCCCATCGTCGACGCCGAGGCGGCCGCGGAGATAGTCCCCGACGACGCCACCGTCGCCGTCAGCGGCTTCGGAAGCGTCGGCAACCCGAAAGCTGTACCGTCGGCGCTCGCCCGGGCTGCCGAATCTGGGCGCGACCTCTCGCTCTCGATCGTCTCGGGCGGGAGTACCGGCGAACAGATCGACACACAACTGATCGAGGCCGACGCGATGGCCCGCCGGTACCCGTTTCAGGGACGCTCGACCTCCAGGAAGGCGATCAACGATCGTCGGGTCGCATTCCAGGACACGCACATCGCCCGCCTCGGCGAGAGCGTCGAACTGGGCACGTTCGTCGACGCGGACGTCGCCATTATCGAGGCCGTCGCGGTCGAACCGGGGCGGCTCGTCCCGTCGACCTCAATCGGCCACACGCCCTCGTACATCGCAGCGGCGGACGAGGTCATCGTGGAAGTCAACGAGAGCCAGCCTATCGAACTCGCCGAGGTTCACGACGTCTTCCGGCCCGGTCTGCCGCCCCACCGCGGCCCGATCCCGCTCTCCGCCCCGGGTGAACGGATCGGCGATCCGTGGGTCGAATTCGACGATTCGAAACTCCGGGGTGTCGTGCTCACGGACGATCCGGATACGCCCTACAGTTTCCGGGAGCCGACGGAGACAGATCAGCGGATCGCCGACAATTTCGCCTCGTTCATGGCCCAGGAAATGGAACGCAATCCGGCCCTCTCGGAGACGATTCGTCTCCAGTTCGGCGTCGGGAGCATGGGCAATGCCCTCATGGGTGCTCTCAGCTCCTTCGAGACCGGTGGTCGGCCGCTGGAGTACTACGGCGAGGTGATCCAGGACGGGATGCTCGACCTGCTGGAGGACGGCACCTTCCGTGACGCGAGTGCCACGTCGCTCGCGCTCTCCGAGGACGGCCAGGCACGGTTGTTCGAGAATATCGAACGGTACGACGACGAGATCGTGTTACGCCCGGCGGACATCTCCAACAGGGCCGAACTCATCGACCGCTTCGGGGTGGTCGCGGTCAACAGTGGCGTCGAGATCGACATCTACGGGAACGTCAACTCGACCCACGTGAACGGAACTCGCATGTTGAACGGGATCGGTGGGAGCGGGGACTTCAACCGGAACGGCGTGGTCTCTGTTACCGCCCTTCCCTCCACCGCCGCCGGGGGCGATATCTCGCGGGTGCGACCGGCCGTCACGCACGTGGATCATACCGAGCACGACATCTCAGTCATCGTCACTGAACACGGGGTCGCCGATCTGCGTGGACTCTCCCCGGTCGAACGGGCCCAGGAGATCATCACCGAATGCGCTCATCCCGACTATCGCGATCGACTCAACGACTATCTCGACCACGCCAGCGAAGAGGCGGGCCACACGCCTCACGACCTCGACGTCGCGTACAGCTGGCTTGACTGA
- a CDS encoding redoxin domain-containing protein, translating into MVTEGDAAPDFTVPRANGAAYNDVEPFTLSDHLGSGPVNLAFYPAAFTNGCTAEMCSFRDSMHEFDSVNASVYGISVDLPFAQNVWIQEHDLNFPMLSDWTHEVIHEYDVVDPAMYDMIEVAERSVFVLDERGTVAYRWVRDGDNPDFDRFVDDLYDVVASVSTS; encoded by the coding sequence ATGGTTACCGAAGGTGACGCGGCCCCAGATTTCACCGTCCCTCGGGCGAACGGGGCGGCCTACAACGACGTCGAACCGTTCACGTTGTCCGACCATCTCGGATCGGGACCGGTCAACCTGGCGTTCTACCCGGCGGCGTTCACGAACGGCTGCACGGCAGAGATGTGTTCGTTCCGCGATTCGATGCACGAATTCGACAGCGTGAACGCGTCGGTCTACGGGATCAGCGTCGATCTGCCGTTCGCGCAGAACGTCTGGATTCAGGAGCACGACCTCAACTTCCCCATGCTCTCGGACTGGACCCACGAGGTCATCCACGAGTACGACGTGGTCGATCCCGCCATGTACGACATGATAGAAGTTGCTGAACGGAGCGTCTTCGTACTCGACGAGAGGGGGACGGTCGCGTATCGGTGGGTTCGTGACGGCGACAATCCCGATTTCGATCGGTTCGTCGACGATCTGTACGACGTGGTCGCCTCGGTGTCGACGTCGTAA
- a CDS encoding FAD-binding oxidoreductase, producing MVDPIVVIGAGIAGASTAYHLTGRTDRPVRVIERGAIAAETTGKSTAVFRFHGEPTLDRMKRYALETFNEFLADAAAMTEYEPLGGRLEVATSEAAAEDVRAVDAPIAAHVDPADLDETLLFPQLATDVLEAAVFLPNAGYFRPTELTFEFVERAEKRGATFVEGTTVRGVSTEGGRVTGVETDSETIEARAVVSAAGPWNLQVGRSAGVELPIRHTLAPILRLEPLADRVTTIPNIVHEDTGYYLRGSANGEVLVGHSPGDYEAGTEYDPATVSNSVPAEIRKNAIDVIELLVPSLIDSDIVEEWAGVRSRIPDERPMVGPAGPDGLYFVAFHSEGLQLATAAGRRVAEIVTGESDPGDLSPERFENHPDADF from the coding sequence ATGGTGGACCCGATCGTCGTCATCGGTGCAGGGATCGCGGGTGCGAGTACTGCGTATCACCTCACCGGACGAACTGATCGACCGGTCCGCGTCATCGAGCGGGGGGCGATCGCCGCGGAGACGACTGGTAAATCGACCGCCGTGTTTCGGTTCCACGGGGAACCGACCCTCGACCGGATGAAGCGATACGCGCTGGAGACGTTCAACGAGTTTCTGGCCGACGCCGCCGCCATGACCGAGTACGAACCACTGGGCGGGCGCCTGGAGGTCGCCACGAGCGAGGCGGCCGCCGAGGACGTACGAGCCGTCGACGCACCCATAGCAGCCCACGTGGATCCAGCCGATCTCGACGAGACACTTCTGTTCCCGCAACTCGCGACAGACGTACTCGAAGCCGCCGTGTTCCTCCCCAATGCTGGCTACTTCCGACCCACTGAGCTGACCTTCGAATTCGTCGAACGCGCCGAAAAACGGGGCGCGACATTCGTCGAGGGTACGACCGTCCGGGGCGTTTCGACCGAGGGCGGGCGGGTGACTGGCGTCGAGACCGATTCGGAGACCATCGAGGCCCGTGCCGTCGTGAGCGCGGCCGGCCCCTGGAACCTCCAGGTGGGTCGGAGTGCGGGTGTCGAACTACCGATTCGACACACGCTTGCGCCGATCCTCCGGCTGGAACCGCTCGCCGATCGTGTCACCACGATTCCGAATATCGTCCACGAGGACACGGGGTATTACCTCCGCGGATCGGCCAACGGCGAGGTTCTCGTCGGCCACTCTCCGGGCGATTACGAGGCCGGTACCGAATACGACCCGGCGACGGTCAGCAACTCGGTTCCCGCGGAGATCCGGAAGAACGCGATCGACGTTATCGAGTTGCTCGTTCCGTCGCTCATCGATTCCGACATCGTCGAGGAGTGGGCCGGCGTCCGATCCCGTATCCCGGACGAACGCCCGATGGTGGGGCCCGCCGGTCCGGACGGGTTGTATTTCGTCGCCTTCCACTCGGAAGGACTCCAGCTCGCCACCGCGGCCGGTCGTCGGGTGGCGGAGATCGTGACCGGCGAATCGGACCCCGGCGACCTGTCCCCGGAACGGTTCGAGAACCATCCAGACGCGGACTTCTAA
- a CDS encoding polysaccharide deacetylase family protein, with the protein MMKDVSDLRQREVETYFEVIAEKGQNDRLRTARAFHNLGEWTHDDYVRLADRLAAEGATSSFSFLGREAERFADTIAYLDDAGHEIVLHGHRHLACETIEYDLVRENLTRGYEAIEAAAGVTPEGFIAPRQTVNEATLRVVDELGLSWVLGRTDAEVPADLAFREPAHPYDLILLNEGADPKTAFERLSEQAENGAMMLFHPNMLEYYDALEEYWAWLAETGPSTVGTAFESGGVGLITDAMRPMRIE; encoded by the coding sequence ATGATGAAAGACGTTTCCGACCTGCGACAGCGGGAAGTCGAGACGTATTTCGAAGTGATCGCCGAGAAGGGGCAAAACGACCGGTTACGAACAGCCCGGGCCTTCCACAATCTCGGCGAGTGGACCCACGACGATTACGTCCGCCTCGCCGATCGATTAGCCGCCGAGGGTGCCACGAGCAGTTTCTCCTTCCTCGGGCGGGAGGCCGAGCGGTTCGCCGACACCATCGCGTATCTCGACGATGCCGGACACGAGATCGTCCTCCACGGGCACCGACATCTGGCCTGTGAGACCATCGAGTACGACCTCGTCAGAGAGAACCTCACCAGAGGCTACGAGGCGATCGAAGCGGCCGCCGGCGTCACACCCGAGGGGTTTATCGCCCCCCGACAGACGGTGAACGAGGCCACGCTGCGAGTCGTCGACGAACTGGGTCTGAGTTGGGTCCTCGGTCGCACCGATGCCGAAGTTCCCGCGGACCTCGCGTTCCGGGAGCCGGCCCATCCATACGATCTGATCCTGCTGAACGAAGGCGCCGACCCGAAAACGGCGTTCGAACGACTCAGCGAACAGGCCGAAAACGGGGCGATGATGCTCTTCCATCCGAACATGCTCGAATACTACGACGCCCTCGAGGAGTACTGGGCGTGGCTCGCGGAGACGGGTCCATCGACGGTGGGAACGGCGTTCGAATCGGGGGGCGTGGGACTGATTACCGACGCGATGCGGCCGATGCGGATCGAGTGA